Genomic DNA from Deltaproteobacteria bacterium:
CGACTTCCACAAATCAGGGGGCCTATGACGGTTTTACCTGTACTTACAATGCCTCAACCGGGTCGTACAAACTGGTCTCCGGAACCAATTCGTCTTCTTCCGACGTTGCCGTTTCCGGGGGAACGGCACAGGCGGCGCTCTATCTGAGTACGGCCACAGGTGCGACAACGACCGGTGCCTTTGATGTCTCCAACCCTCTGACGAGTTCAAATTTCTCCACGGCTCTGACGATCTACGACTCTCTCGGCAACGGACACCAGGTCAATATCTATTTCCGTAAGGATGATACCAACGACTGGAGCTGGTATGCCGTGACCGATTCCAGTGACAATGCAAACGGGACCGGGGATCAGGTACAGGCCCGGGGAAATCTCCAGTTCAATACTTCCGGGCTCCTCTATGATGCGGATTCCGTGACGTTGCCGACGGGAGGATTCGACTTTGTCGGCGGGGGGACGGAGAACCAGGTCATCTCCTTCGACTTCGGAACGGATGTAGCCGGCGGAGGGGCGGGGAGTGACGGGATCACCCAGTACGGCCTGACCTCTACGACCAGTTTCCAGAGCCAGGATGGATATACCTCCGGGTCGCTGCGAAATTTCAGTGTGAACAATGCCGGGCTGATCACCGGAAATTTTTCCAATGGCCGTACCGTGAATATCGCCCAGGTTGGGCTGGCAACCTTCCAGAGTAATGACGGGCTGAGTCGTATGGGAGGAAATCTCTTCCTCGAAACCGCCGATTCCGGTCAGCCGATCATCGGTCAGCCATCTTCCGGCGGCCGGGGGAACGTTAATTCCGATTCCCTGGAGCAATCAACGGTTGATCTGGCTCAGGAATTCGTCAACATGATTACCAACCAACGTGGTTTCCAGGCCAATTCCCGTACCATCACCACGACCGACCAACTTCTGCAGGAACTGATTAATCTTAAACGGTAATCCGCATCGGGGGAGGCGTCTGCCTCCCCCATTTTTTTTCGTCAAAGGGCTGACTCATTCTCCGGAAATTGACGGAAATTTTCTCCCGTTGCGCATCGATCCCGTATCTCTTTCTTGTTCCGTGACCGATTCTTTCCGTTTTTGTGTCCATGCACGGTTTTAGCGCTGAATTAAAAGGAACATGATTTCAAATAGATAGCCCATGGTTTTGGGATACGGCCTCTTTTGTTCTTTGCCTGGCGGAATAAGTCGGGAAAGGTCCCACCCTGAACGGGATTTGGCATATGGATTGCTTTTAAGAAAGTTCGAGTTTCTTGTCCGGAACCTTCGGAAGGCGGATTGATATGGATATTGCAACCATTGTCGGGATTGTCCTGGCCTTTGCCCTTGTGCTGATGGCCATTCTTTCCGGGGGAGGTCTGATTATTTTCGTCGATGTGCCCTCCCTGCTCATCGTTGTGGGGGGAGTGGTCGGGGTGACCCTTGTAAACTATCCTTTGAGCGACATGCTGAAGGTGATGAGTGTTGCGCTCAAGACGTTATTCCCCACCAACGCGAATCCGACGGAATATATCAGCAAATTGGTGGAGTTCTCCGGCCTGGCACGGAAAGAGGGGATCCTGGCCCTGGAAAATGCCTCTGCCGAGATCAAACATGAGTTCATGAGAAAGGGGATCCAACTGGCGGTCGATGGTCTTGAGAATCAGGCGATCCGGGATATTCTGGAGACGGAGATCGACAAGCTGGAGCAGCGGCATAAGTTAGGTGCCGAGCTTTTTACCGCGATGGGGACTTACGGTCCGGCCATGGGAATGATTGGGACCCTGATCGGACTGGTGCAGATGCTCCAGACGATGAACGATCCGAGTTCGATCGGTCCGGCCATGGCCGTGGCTCTGCTGACGACCTTTTATGGAGCGATTATGGCCAACATGCTTTTTCTGCCAATGGCGGGAAAACTGAAAAACAACAGTGCCAAAGAAATCTTTACGGACGAATTGATTATGGAAGGGATCCTGGCGATTAACAGCGGCGACAACCCGCGGGTGGTCGAGCAGAAGCTTCATGCCTTTATTGCACCGAAACTGCGAAAGTCGAGTTTTGACCAGTAATGAGTTGCCGGAAAAAGCCGGCGGCATTTTCCCGATGATGGCGGCGCGGGCGCAGTTCTCAGAGAACCCTTGCAAAGAGATGGTCTATGGCGAAAAAGAAAAAAGGTTGTGACTGCGAACCGGGTCTTCCCGGATGGCTGGCAACCTTCTCCGACATGATGACGCTGCTGCTGACATTTTTCGTGTTGCTCCTTTCCATGTCCTCCATGGACCAGCAGAGGATCAAAGAGGCGATCGGTTCCCTCCAGGGGTCTTTGGGGGTTCTTCAGGGGGGGACGAAGACGGAGATCAATGTCCGGGAATTGATTCCATCACTGGAAATCGTGGAAGTCGCAAGGCGCAAGCTGATTGCACAAAATTTTAATGAGGTCAGGAAATGGTTGACCAAACTGAAGATGGAGGAAAAAGTCCGGGCCGGTCTGACGAAAGACGGGATCCGCCTGCATATCGACAGCCGCCTCCTTTTTCGGGTCGGTGGTGCCGAGATTAATCCCGAGGCGATTCCCGTTCTGGACAAGATTGCCGAGGTCCTTCGTTCCAACCGGGCCGTCGTCCAGATTGAAGGACATACGGACAACGTCCCGATTCATACGGCACGCTATCCTTCGAACTGGGAACTTTCCACTGCACGAGCGGTCAATGTCCTCCGGTACTTTGTCGAAAAGGAGAAGATCGATCCGGCAAGGTTCTCCGCCGTGGGGTATGGGGCGATGCGGCCCATCGCGTCGAATGACACACCGGAGGGCCGGGCCACAAACCGCCGGGTGATGTTACTCCTGAAATATCCAAAAGCCGGGATTGGCCGAAAGACAGAGGAAAAAGATGCCCGGGAAAAATTGTGGATGCTGGCCCCGAAAAAGAGGAAAGGAGTTCACGTTTCGTTGAACTTACGGAAGGAATTGAAACTGTATCAGGGAGGGAAATAGATGGCGGATGCAAAAGAGGCAAAGAAGGGAGTTCCCGAAGAAAGCGGTGAAGCGGCTGTGCCGAAGAAGTCCAAGGGTAAACTGATCATTCTCCTGGTGACGGCGCTGATGGTCCTGGGGGGCGGAGGATTCGGTGTTTACCAGTTCGTGCTGAAAAAACCGGTGGAGAATGTTGAGGCCAATGTCCCGGAAAAAACACCCAAGGAAAAGGTCGACGAAGTAGTGGGAACGATGTATCCCCTGCAAACCTTCCTGGTGAATATCGGGGATGAGGAGGAAAACAGATTCTTGAAGACCACCTTGACACTGGAACTGGACAACGATGCCGTGAAGGATGAACTGGACAAACGGATCGCCCAGGTTCGGGATATTATCCTGCTCCAACTCAGCACCAAGCGGTTCTCCGATGTCCGGACCGTGGACGGCAAATATATTCTGCGGGAAGAACTGCTGGACAAACTGAATAGTATCCTGATTACCGGAAAGATCAAGAATATTTATTTTACCGAATTTATCGTGCAGTAAGAGGTAATGATGACCGACATTCTCGATCAAAATGAAGTGGATGCCCTGCTCAAGGGGGTGGACAACGGTGATGTAGAGACCGAGACCAACGTTGCGGCGAAGGAATCGGAGGAGATGATCTATGACCTGACGAACCCCGAAAAGATTATCCGGGGGAAGATGCAGGCCTTGAACGTCGTCCATGACAAGTTTCTGAAACAGTTTCAGAATTCTCTCAGTTCCTTCCTGCGGATGGATGTCTCGCTGTCACTCCTGAGTTTCGATGTGATGAAGTATGTCCGGTTTATTGAAACCGTTCCGCTTCCGACGAGCCTTTGTATCCTGAGTGTGGAGCCGAACAACCGGGCGATGATTCTTCAAATGGATGCCGTATTTGTCTTCAGCATCATGGACATCCTTTGCGGCGGAGACGGCAATAGCCGGTTCAAGGTTGAAGGTCGTGAATTTACTTCCATCGAGCTGAAGATCATTGACCGGGTGGCGAATCTGGCCGTCGCGGACCTGACGCAGGCCTGGAAGCCGGTGATCCCCTTCGTCTTCTCCCTGAAGAAAACCGAGATGAATCCCCGATTCGTGACGGCCGTGGAACGAACGGAAACACTGCTGGTCTTTGATTTCGAAGTGGCCATTGAGCAAGTCAATTGCTGCATGAAGATCTGCATCCCCTATTCTACGATTGAGCCGTATCGGGCCGATCTTTCCGGAGAAGTACATACCAACAAGGTGATGAAACAGGATGGGAAGGCGGGCCGATGGCTGCAGACAAATCTGAAAGCGATGGAGGTCAATGTGATCGCGGAAATGGGGCAGGGGGAAGTGACCTTCCGGGATCTCATGCAGCTTAAGGTCGGCGATATTATTGAGTTGACACGGACGGAAGAGGACCCCTTAACGGTCTTGTGTGAGGGCGTTGGAAAATACAAAGGGCTGCCCGGACAGCATAACGGGCACATGGCGATACAGATTCTTTCTCCCATCGGATCCTAAAGGAGGGAACCCATCATGGCGGAACAAGAAGTCCAGGAAGCTGCCCCGACGGAAGAGACCGTCGAAACGGAACCGACGATGGAAGATACGTCGGTTAAGGAACCGGAAGTGAACGAGGGGGAAGCCCCGATGCGAAGTCTCGACTTTATTCTTGATCTTCCCTTGAAAGTTTCCGTGGAATTAGGACGGACCCGGATGCTTGTCAATGATTTGCTGCAGTTGGCGCAGGGGTCGATTATTGAGCTTGAAAAAATGGCCGGAGATCCTCTCGAAATTCTGGTCAACGAAAAACTGGTTGCCCGGGGAGAAGTGGTGTCGGTGAACGACAAGTTTGGTATCCGCGTGACCGACATTATCTCTCCGACGGAACGGATTGAACAGCTCGGGTGAGGGAGAGCCAGGCACAGAGGGGCAAAGGGGGAGAGGCACAAAGGGGCAAAGGCAAAAGCGAAAAGCATGAACCACGGGGAACACGGGGAGGCACGGGGGAAAGGCAAAAGTCAAAGTCAAAAGCAATTGACCAGAACACGGAGAAGCATAAAACCTATGAATAGACCGGGTCTGAATGTCCACCGGGGAAGAACCCCGATGCTTTGCGGAATGATCGTTTTCTCCGCCATCTTTTTCTTTTCTACGCAGGTCCCTGCAATCACCTCTCCGGCAGAGGGCGGGAAATCCATTGACTTTCTCAAGGCTCCGGTACCCGATCCTCCGGGACGGAGTGCAGCGAATGCGGCGGTTCCGGCCCTGAAGTCGGAACCTCCTGATCTTTTGCGGTCGGGAGTCCGGATGATCACATCGTTGATTGTTGTGGTCGGGATCATGCTGCTCATTGCCTATGGGGCGAAACGTTTCCTCGCCCGGAAGGGGACGCTTCCCGGAAAGGAAGCGATGATCCGAATCCTTGCCACGCGGTATCTCGGCGCCAAAAGCAGTCTGAATGTGGTGGATGTGGATGGGGAGCGCTTTGTGATCGGGATTTCTCCGCAGGGAATCTCATTTCTGACCGCATTGTGCAATCTGCCGGGAACGGAAGGGCGGGAGGGTGGAGAGAAATCCTTCGAGCATGTGCTGCGGAGAAACCTGAATGAGTAAGTTTCTGAAGAAGATATGCGGTTTCCTGCCGGTGATGGTTCTGTTTTGCGGTATTCTGCATGCGCTTCCCGTGGAGGCGGTCACGGTGCCGAACCTGAAGCTGAGCTTCGGCGCGGCCACCAGCCCGGAGCAGGTCTCGATGACCCTTCAGATCCTGATTCTGCTGACGGTGCTGACCCTGGCTCCGGCGATTCTGGTGATGATGACTTCTTTCGTTCGGATCATCGTGGTCCTTTCGTTTCTCCGGCAGGCGATCGGTACCCATCAGGTTCCTCCCAACCAGGTCCTCGTCGGTCTGGCCCTTTTTCTGACTTTTTTTATTATGACCCCGGTCTGGACACAGGTAAACC
This window encodes:
- the fliM gene encoding flagellar motor switch protein FliM, with protein sequence MMTDILDQNEVDALLKGVDNGDVETETNVAAKESEEMIYDLTNPEKIIRGKMQALNVVHDKFLKQFQNSLSSFLRMDVSLSLLSFDVMKYVRFIETVPLPTSLCILSVEPNNRAMILQMDAVFVFSIMDILCGGDGNSRFKVEGREFTSIELKIIDRVANLAVADLTQAWKPVIPFVFSLKKTEMNPRFVTAVERTETLLVFDFEVAIEQVNCCMKICIPYSTIEPYRADLSGEVHTNKVMKQDGKAGRWLQTNLKAMEVNVIAEMGQGEVTFRDLMQLKVGDIIELTRTEEDPLTVLCEGVGKYKGLPGQHNGHMAIQILSPIGS
- a CDS encoding FliO/MopB family protein: MNRPGLNVHRGRTPMLCGMIVFSAIFFFSTQVPAITSPAEGGKSIDFLKAPVPDPPGRSAANAAVPALKSEPPDLLRSGVRMITSLIVVVGIMLLIAYGAKRFLARKGTLPGKEAMIRILATRYLGAKSSLNVVDVDGERFVIGISPQGISFLTALCNLPGTEGREGGEKSFEHVLRRNLNE
- a CDS encoding flagellar hook-basal body complex protein — its product is TSTNQGAYDGFTCTYNASTGSYKLVSGTNSSSSDVAVSGGTAQAALYLSTATGATTTGAFDVSNPLTSSNFSTALTIYDSLGNGHQVNIYFRKDDTNDWSWYAVTDSSDNANGTGDQVQARGNLQFNTSGLLYDADSVTLPTGGFDFVGGGTENQVISFDFGTDVAGGGAGSDGITQYGLTSTTSFQSQDGYTSGSLRNFSVNNAGLITGNFSNGRTVNIAQVGLATFQSNDGLSRMGGNLFLETADSGQPIIGQPSSGGRGNVNSDSLEQSTVDLAQEFVNMITNQRGFQANSRTITTTDQLLQELINLKR
- the fliN gene encoding flagellar motor switch protein FliN — its product is MAEQEVQEAAPTEETVETEPTMEDTSVKEPEVNEGEAPMRSLDFILDLPLKVSVELGRTRMLVNDLLQLAQGSIIELEKMAGDPLEILVNEKLVARGEVVSVNDKFGIRVTDIISPTERIEQLG
- a CDS encoding OmpA family protein, whose protein sequence is MAKKKKGCDCEPGLPGWLATFSDMMTLLLTFFVLLLSMSSMDQQRIKEAIGSLQGSLGVLQGGTKTEINVRELIPSLEIVEVARRKLIAQNFNEVRKWLTKLKMEEKVRAGLTKDGIRLHIDSRLLFRVGGAEINPEAIPVLDKIAEVLRSNRAVVQIEGHTDNVPIHTARYPSNWELSTARAVNVLRYFVEKEKIDPARFSAVGYGAMRPIASNDTPEGRATNRRVMLLLKYPKAGIGRKTEEKDAREKLWMLAPKKRKGVHVSLNLRKELKLYQGGK
- a CDS encoding flagellar basal body protein FliL, translating into MADAKEAKKGVPEESGEAAVPKKSKGKLIILLVTALMVLGGGGFGVYQFVLKKPVENVEANVPEKTPKEKVDEVVGTMYPLQTFLVNIGDEEENRFLKTTLTLELDNDAVKDELDKRIAQVRDIILLQLSTKRFSDVRTVDGKYILREELLDKLNSILITGKIKNIYFTEFIVQ
- a CDS encoding motility protein A (Homolog of MotA, appears to be involved in motility on surfaces and under different ionic conditions. With MotS (a MotB homolog) forms the ion channels that couple flagellar rotation to proton/sodium motive force across the membrane and forms the stator elements of the rotary flagellar machine.) — translated: MDIATIVGIVLAFALVLMAILSGGGLIIFVDVPSLLIVVGGVVGVTLVNYPLSDMLKVMSVALKTLFPTNANPTEYISKLVEFSGLARKEGILALENASAEIKHEFMRKGIQLAVDGLENQAIRDILETEIDKLEQRHKLGAELFTAMGTYGPAMGMIGTLIGLVQMLQTMNDPSSIGPAMAVALLTTFYGAIMANMLFLPMAGKLKNNSAKEIFTDELIMEGILAINSGDNPRVVEQKLHAFIAPKLRKSSFDQ